The following are encoded together in the Montipora foliosa isolate CH-2021 chromosome 12, ASM3666993v2, whole genome shotgun sequence genome:
- the LOC137979870 gene encoding ribosomal RNA large subunit methyltransferase E-like, with product MLRGSQSVREVRHSFLQKLLIARCASKGSSSSRWIKRQQTDLYVKKALEDNYRCRSAYKLIELDDRFHFLQPGRVVIDCGASPGSWTQVAVNRVCFTKNGYQKGLVVAVDLLDIENILGAIAFSRCDFTDVKTQRKIMSVLPSAAADVIISDMAPNASGNHTMNHEAILNLCESVFDFGRTVLKPGGAFLCKLWDGYGTKGFVKLLEGNFKLVKECKPQASRKESAEIYIYADNFKI from the exons ATGCTCCGTGGAAGTCAAAGCGTTCGCGAAGTCCGTCACTCTTTTCTGCAAAAACTTCTAATAGCAAG GTGTGCCAGTAAAGGAAGCAGCTCATCACGGTGGATAAAGAGACAGCAGACA GATTTGTATGTGAAAAAAGCTCTTGAGGACAACTACCGTTGCCGTAGTGCCTATAAACTTATTGAATTGGATGACCGATTTCATTTCCTTCAACCTGGAAGAGTTGTGATTGACTGTGGTGCAAGCCCAG GATCATGGACTCAGGTGGCTGTCAACAGAGTTTGTTTCACCAAGAATG GTTATCAGAAGGGTCTTGTAGTTGCTGTAGATTTACTAG ATATTGAGAATATCCTTGGAGCAATTGCTTTTTCAAGATGTGATTTTACAGATGTCAAAACTCAGCGAAAAATTATGTCAGTATTACCCTCTGCGGCTGCCGATGTGATTATCAG tgaCATGGCGCCAAATGCCAGTGGAAATCACACCATGAACCATGAAGCAATCTTG AACCTGTGCGAGTCAGTCTTTGATTTTGGTAGAACTGTGCTAAAGCCTGGAGGAGCATTCCTTTGCAAGTTGTGGGATGGTTATGGAACAAAAG GTTTTGTCAAATTGCTGGAAGGAAATTTCAAGCTAGTGAAAGAATGCAAACCTCAAGCAAGCAGGAAGGAATCAGCTGAGATCTACATTTACGCCGACAACTTTAAAATTTAG